One Persephonella sp. genomic window carries:
- the nrdR gene encoding transcriptional regulator NrdR: MKCPNCGSLEDKVVDTRQSKDGTVIRRRRECLDCGFRFTTYERYEEEKIIVKKKNGTTEAFNKDKIIRGIRLASKNRPVSEKQMVEIADEIEKYLLEEGKLVVESTEIGDLVQEKLKKIDPVAYLRFKSVYNEFQDISDFEKALKEIEEKEKEEN; the protein is encoded by the coding sequence ATGAAATGTCCAAATTGTGGTTCCCTTGAAGATAAGGTTGTTGATACAAGACAGTCTAAAGATGGGACTGTGATAAGAAGAAGAAGGGAATGTCTTGATTGTGGCTTTAGATTTACAACCTATGAAAGATACGAAGAAGAAAAAATTATAGTTAAGAAGAAAAACGGAACTACTGAAGCTTTCAACAAAGACAAAATTATAAGAGGTATTCGTCTTGCTTCCAAAAACAGACCTGTATCAGAAAAACAGATGGTTGAAATAGCCGATGAAATAGAAAAATATCTGCTTGAAGAAGGGAAATTGGTTGTAGAAAGCACAGAGATAGGGGATTTGGTTCAGGAAAAACTCAAAAAAATAGACCCTGTTGCATATCTGAGATTTAAATCTGTATACAATGAATTTCAAGATATAAGTGATTTTGAAAAAGCTCTTAAAGAAATTGAAGAAAAGGAAAAAGAAGAAAATTAA
- a CDS encoding nuclear transport factor 2 family protein gives MEKKGKSPVQETVDKWIEGWNEHNIEKIMECYADTAELYDPKIKEIYPETLTLVGKENIKKYYEIILKVFPQIKIQPLGLWIKGHDALLEYYIYTAEDAKADVVSKFYLNKEYKIQGHFIYYGLSYKEVKEEDKTK, from the coding sequence ATGGAAAAGAAAGGGAAATCACCGGTTCAGGAAACAGTTGATAAATGGATAGAAGGATGGAATGAACACAATATAGAAAAAATTATGGAATGTTATGCAGATACAGCTGAACTTTATGACCCAAAAATCAAAGAGATATATCCTGAAACATTAACCCTTGTAGGAAAAGAAAACATTAAGAAATACTACGAAATTATTTTAAAAGTTTTTCCACAGATTAAAATTCAGCCTCTTGGCTTGTGGATAAAAGGACATGACGCACTTTTAGAGTATTACATCTATACCGCAGAAGACGCAAAAGCAGATGTAGTATCAAAGTTTTATTTAAATAAGGAATATAAAATTCAGGGACACTTTATTTATTATGGATTATCTTATAAGGAAGTTAAGGAGGAAGATAAAACTAAATGA
- the hemL gene encoding glutamate-1-semialdehyde 2,1-aminomutase — translation MKTEKSKELFKEAQKYLVGGVNSPVRAFKALGMEPLFIAKGKGSRVWDVDGNEFIDYVLSWGPLILGHAHDQIINAIKQVSNYGTSFGAPTELEIKMAKAVVEAVPSVEMVRFVNSGTEATMSAIRLARGYTGRKKIIKFEGCYHGHGDSLLVSAGSGVATLGIPGTPGIPEELAQLTIVLPYNNIDAVEEAFKKYGDDIACVIIEPVAGNMGVVAPSKEYHQRLRELTKEYGALLIWDEVMTGFRLALGGAQELYGIEPDLTTMGKVIGAGLPVGAYGGKAEIMKYVAPEGPVYQAGTLSGNPLAMAAGLRQLQILKEKSPYGELDQKGAKLEKGMKELIEKYGIKATVNRVGSMITMFFTDKEVKNFADAKSSDLELFNKFYKLMLEKGIYLAPSQFEASFLSTAHSDEDIAATLNAIEDTFKQL, via the coding sequence ATGAAAACAGAAAAATCTAAAGAGTTATTTAAAGAAGCACAAAAATATCTGGTAGGCGGAGTTAACTCCCCTGTGAGGGCATTTAAAGCACTCGGAATGGAGCCTTTATTTATAGCTAAAGGAAAAGGTAGTAGAGTATGGGATGTTGACGGAAATGAATTTATAGATTATGTGCTTTCATGGGGACCTCTTATTCTGGGACATGCCCATGACCAGATAATAAATGCAATAAAACAGGTCTCAAACTACGGAACAAGTTTTGGAGCACCAACAGAGCTTGAAATAAAAATGGCAAAGGCTGTTGTTGAGGCTGTTCCATCTGTAGAGATGGTTAGATTTGTGAACTCAGGAACAGAAGCCACAATGTCAGCTATCAGACTTGCCAGAGGATATACAGGCAGAAAAAAAATAATAAAATTTGAAGGCTGTTATCACGGACATGGGGATAGTTTACTGGTATCCGCCGGTTCAGGGGTTGCCACACTTGGAATACCGGGAACACCGGGAATTCCTGAAGAACTTGCACAGCTTACAATAGTTCTTCCTTATAACAATATAGATGCTGTAGAAGAAGCATTTAAAAAATACGGAGATGATATAGCCTGTGTAATTATAGAGCCGGTTGCAGGAAATATGGGAGTTGTTGCCCCATCTAAAGAATATCACCAGAGATTAAGAGAACTCACAAAAGAATACGGAGCATTGCTTATATGGGACGAGGTTATGACAGGTTTTAGACTTGCTCTTGGAGGTGCACAGGAGCTTTACGGAATAGAACCTGATTTGACTACAATGGGTAAAGTAATAGGTGCAGGTCTCCCTGTTGGTGCCTATGGCGGAAAAGCAGAAATTATGAAATATGTAGCACCTGAAGGACCTGTTTATCAAGCTGGAACATTATCAGGAAATCCACTTGCAATGGCAGCAGGTTTAAGACAACTTCAAATCCTAAAGGAAAAATCCCCTTATGGAGAATTAGACCAAAAAGGTGCAAAATTAGAAAAGGGAATGAAAGAACTTATTGAAAAATACGGAATAAAAGCCACAGTTAATAGAGTCGGTTCTATGATAACTATGTTCTTTACAGATAAAGAAGTCAAAAACTTTGCCGATGCAAAATCCTCAGACCTTGAATTATTTAATAAGTTTTATAAATTAATGCTGGAAAAAGGTATATACCTTGCTCCATCGCAGTTTGAGGCTTCTTTCTTAAGCACAGCCCATAGCGATGAGGATATAGCGGCAACATTAAATGCGATTGAGGATACATTTAAACAATTATAG
- a CDS encoding lysophospholipid acyltransferase family protein, protein MSYLLASSFFSIFERLNREKALKTGKAIGSLFWNLGYRKDVILKNLDIAFPEKNKNWKLQIGKASLQNLGKVLAEFPKIPEYKKSGQLSEIYQVVEGKEYLQEKGAKILTSAHIGNWELGGACIASETEKLISLAYRMKNKKLNDLITSIRQEAGIKIIFHDQPLKDFIKAIREGKTISFLVDQNALRHRGVFVDFFGLPASTVTFPAKLAVKFKLPIYFAYGVYDRNSNKFNISVKKINFSSTGNEEDDIKNLTALYTKEVEKAVIQYPEQYFWVHKRWKTRPEGEPENIY, encoded by the coding sequence ATGTCCTATCTTCTTGCCTCTTCTTTTTTTTCCATTTTTGAAAGATTAAACAGGGAAAAAGCCTTAAAAACTGGCAAAGCAATAGGGAGTTTATTCTGGAATTTAGGATATAGAAAAGATGTTATTCTAAAAAATCTTGATATAGCCTTTCCTGAAAAAAATAAAAACTGGAAATTACAGATAGGAAAGGCCTCCCTCCAAAATCTCGGAAAAGTATTAGCCGAATTTCCCAAAATCCCAGAATACAAAAAATCAGGCCAGTTATCAGAGATTTACCAAGTTGTTGAAGGAAAAGAATATCTGCAGGAAAAAGGAGCAAAGATACTGACATCTGCACATATTGGTAACTGGGAATTAGGTGGGGCCTGTATAGCTTCTGAAACAGAAAAACTTATTTCCCTTGCCTATAGAATGAAAAATAAAAAACTAAATGACCTTATAACCTCTATAAGACAGGAAGCAGGAATAAAAATAATATTCCATGACCAGCCGTTAAAAGATTTTATAAAAGCCATCAGAGAAGGTAAAACAATATCCTTCCTTGTTGACCAGAATGCTCTAAGACACAGAGGTGTTTTTGTTGATTTTTTTGGACTTCCTGCATCTACGGTTACATTTCCGGCAAAATTGGCTGTTAAGTTCAAACTTCCAATATATTTTGCATACGGAGTTTATGATAGAAATTCCAATAAATTTAATATTTCTGTTAAAAAAATAAATTTTTCATCAACAGGAAACGAAGAAGATGATATCAAAAATTTAACTGCCCTTTATACAAAAGAGGTTGAAAAAGCTGTTATCCAATATCCAGAGCAATATTTCTGGGTTCATAAAAGATGGAAAACAAGACCGGAAGGAGAACCTGAAAACATTTATTAA
- a CDS encoding NUDIX hydrolase, which translates to METKWEFSAGGVVYRKNEEGKLEILLIRVKNRWSFPKGNIERGEPRDQAALREVKEETGVDAEIVEYLGEVDYWYSMELSRIHKFVYYYLMKYVGGDIVPQKEEIDEAKFVPFEEVENMLTYPTDKKIFERAVKALKKLGEI; encoded by the coding sequence ATGGAAACAAAATGGGAATTTTCTGCCGGTGGAGTAGTTTACAGAAAAAATGAGGAAGGAAAACTTGAAATTCTCCTGATTAGAGTAAAAAACAGATGGAGTTTTCCTAAAGGGAACATTGAAAGGGGAGAGCCGAGAGACCAGGCAGCTCTCAGAGAAGTTAAAGAAGAAACAGGGGTTGACGCTGAAATAGTTGAATACCTTGGAGAAGTCGATTATTGGTATAGCATGGAGCTATCCAGAATTCATAAATTTGTTTATTACTATCTTATGAAATATGTGGGCGGAGATATTGTTCCTCAAAAAGAAGAAATAGATGAAGCTAAATTTGTTCCATTTGAGGAAGTTGAAAATATGCTTACATACCCTACTGACAAAAAAATATTTGAAAGGGCAGTAAAGGCACTTAAAAAATTAGGCGAGATTTAA
- a CDS encoding DASS family sodium-coupled anion symporter: MSLSKLSYYRKEIGLILAPLVAAIIYLAPMDLSRDAHIVFAIMGFCLVFWLTEVIPLSMTALLGVTVAVILGVVSVKKAFLSLGHPVILLFIGSFLIAQAMTKHGLDRRFALNLLSKDFFIKSPIRLIAGFSLIAFLLSMWVSNTATTAMLLPLVLGIINMFKAKKIKDINGFAVFALLSVAYAASIGGATTLIGTPTNLIGAGFLKEAGYDVDFLKWFLLAAPITILSYLAMLFYIKFHIRNFSFEPEKIKQLIHSEKKTLPKVSLGEKNTIFVFFLAAFLWILPGLANLLGNHELYKFLKGHIPEAVVALIAGFLLFLLPARKGEGTLTAKDLRELDWDTILLFGGGIALGKLIIKTGLAAYIGKHVAAVVSPDMTVLFIFILIVSMIFLTEISSNTATVITFAPILIGILKEMNIDLFYPIFGIIIAASYAFMLPIATPPNAIIYGSRLIPINQMVKVGFFMNIIGSVIITTFILIYMK, translated from the coding sequence ATGAGTTTATCTAAACTAAGCTATTACAGAAAAGAAATAGGTCTTATATTAGCACCTTTAGTAGCAGCTATTATATATCTTGCACCTATGGATTTATCCCGTGATGCTCATATTGTTTTTGCCATAATGGGCTTTTGTCTTGTTTTCTGGCTTACTGAGGTTATTCCCCTTTCTATGACAGCTCTTCTTGGTGTTACTGTAGCAGTTATTTTAGGTGTTGTCAGCGTCAAAAAGGCCTTTCTCAGTCTCGGTCATCCTGTTATTCTTCTATTTATCGGTAGTTTTTTGATTGCACAAGCAATGACCAAACACGGATTAGATAGAAGATTTGCCCTTAATCTGTTGTCTAAGGACTTTTTTATAAAAAGCCCTATTAGGCTAATTGCCGGTTTTTCATTAATTGCTTTTTTACTTTCAATGTGGGTCAGTAATACTGCAACTACAGCAATGCTATTACCTCTTGTTCTGGGAATAATTAATATGTTCAAGGCAAAAAAAATTAAGGATATTAATGGATTTGCTGTTTTTGCTTTACTTTCTGTTGCCTATGCTGCATCAATAGGTGGGGCAACTACTTTAATCGGAACACCTACTAACCTGATAGGTGCAGGATTTTTAAAAGAAGCCGGTTATGATGTTGATTTCCTAAAATGGTTCTTACTGGCTGCTCCAATTACAATTCTCAGTTATTTAGCAATGCTATTTTATATAAAATTCCATATAAGAAATTTCAGTTTTGAACCGGAAAAAATAAAGCAGCTTATCCATTCTGAGAAAAAAACACTTCCAAAGGTTTCACTGGGAGAAAAAAATACTATCTTTGTTTTCTTTCTTGCTGCGTTTTTATGGATTCTGCCGGGGCTTGCAAATCTACTTGGAAATCATGAACTATACAAATTTTTAAAAGGACATATCCCTGAGGCAGTTGTAGCCTTAATAGCAGGATTTTTATTATTCCTATTACCTGCCAGAAAAGGTGAAGGAACATTAACAGCAAAAGATTTAAGGGAGCTTGACTGGGATACAATACTGCTATTTGGTGGTGGTATTGCCCTTGGAAAATTAATTATAAAAACAGGACTTGCTGCTTATATAGGAAAACATGTTGCAGCCGTTGTATCCCCTGATATGACGGTGTTATTTATATTTATTCTTATTGTTTCAATGATATTCCTTACAGAAATTAGTTCAAATACAGCAACAGTTATCACATTTGCACCAATTTTAATTGGAATTTTGAAAGAGATGAATATTGACCTTTTTTATCCCATTTTTGGTATAATTATCGCTGCAAGTTATGCTTTCATGCTGCCAATTGCCACTCCCCCTAATGCGATTATTTACGGAAGCCGTTTAATTCCTATAAATCAGATGGTAAAAGTAGGGTTCTTTATGAATATAATTGGTTCGGTTATAATAACTACTTTCATATTAATCTATATGAAATAA
- a CDS encoding homoserine dehydrogenase produces the protein MKQINVGIVGYGVVGNGVAKILEEKKELLRKKSGVEINLKKVFTRNWNKQFAFPLKENQKANSLEELLNDEDIQIIVELTGGIDFPYRLFMDAIDKNKHIVTANKALLAEKGKDIFLKAEEKGIRIGFEAAVAGGIPIIRALREGLVANKIGKIYGILNGTTNYILTEMFKKGRDFKSVLKEAQELGYAEADPTLDINGTDAAHKIAILASLSFGGFVDFSGVYIEGIEDIDTLDISLGRELGYTLKLLAIAKSHNGEVEVRVHPTFLPSEHPLAKVDGVFNAVMVEGDSVGETMFYGKGAGSLPTASSVVSDIVDIAKSIALGVGREIEITSMNWEHKDLSITKADDFYTRYYLRFTVPDVTGILAKVAAVFAKYNISIAAVIQKEKVLSLTEKENDKVVPLVILTHTASENNIQKAIKEIEEQNITRRKTVIIRVEDEEQ, from the coding sequence TTGAAACAGATAAATGTTGGGATTGTAGGTTATGGAGTTGTCGGGAACGGTGTTGCTAAAATTCTTGAAGAAAAAAAGGAATTACTACGTAAAAAGTCAGGCGTTGAGATAAATCTAAAAAAAGTTTTCACAAGAAACTGGAATAAACAGTTTGCATTTCCATTAAAGGAAAATCAAAAGGCAAACTCCCTTGAAGAACTGCTTAATGATGAAGATATCCAGATTATTGTTGAACTTACAGGAGGAATAGATTTTCCTTATAGGCTTTTTATGGATGCTATAGATAAAAACAAGCATATTGTAACGGCAAATAAAGCACTTCTTGCAGAGAAAGGAAAAGATATATTCCTGAAGGCAGAAGAAAAAGGAATAAGAATAGGATTTGAGGCAGCCGTTGCAGGTGGTATTCCTATCATAAGGGCACTGAGAGAAGGTCTTGTCGCCAATAAAATCGGGAAAATCTACGGCATTCTCAACGGAACCACAAACTACATCCTCACAGAGATGTTTAAAAAAGGCAGAGATTTTAAATCTGTTTTAAAAGAAGCACAGGAGCTTGGTTATGCAGAAGCAGACCCTACACTTGATATAAATGGAACAGATGCAGCACACAAAATAGCTATCCTTGCCTCTCTATCATTCGGCGGATTTGTTGATTTTTCAGGGGTTTACATTGAGGGAATAGAAGATATAGATACACTTGATATATCCCTTGGAAGAGAGCTTGGATATACACTGAAACTCCTTGCTATAGCCAAATCCCATAACGGAGAGGTTGAAGTTAGAGTTCATCCAACATTTCTGCCATCTGAACATCCACTTGCAAAAGTAGACGGAGTATTCAATGCAGTTATGGTAGAAGGAGACAGTGTAGGAGAAACGATGTTTTATGGCAAAGGAGCCGGTAGCCTTCCGACAGCCAGCTCAGTGGTAAGCGATATCGTTGATATAGCAAAAAGCATAGCTCTTGGAGTCGGTAGAGAAATAGAAATTACATCTATGAACTGGGAGCACAAAGACCTTTCTATAACAAAGGCAGATGATTTTTATACAAGATACTATTTAAGATTTACAGTCCCAGATGTAACCGGTATTCTGGCAAAGGTTGCTGCAGTTTTCGCTAAATATAATATAAGTATTGCAGCAGTAATTCAGAAAGAAAAGGTATTATCCTTAACAGAAAAAGAAAATGATAAAGTTGTTCCACTTGTGATACTTACACATACAGCCTCAGAAAATAATATCCAAAAGGCAATTAAGGAAATAGAAGAGCAAAATATAACCAGAAGGAAGACTGTAATTATTAGAGTAGAAGATGAAGAACAATGA
- the dcd gene encoding dCTP deaminase, translated as MILKAKQIKELIDIGSIEIDPFDEELQLQPSSIDLRISDRFYRFPKELEPELQILDPKNPYLNILEKDYISDKGIVVEPKRFFLVDCMEYISVPDNIAIFVQPKYRLTRLGLQLLNTGWIEHRFEGNITLCLYNTNEFPIRVFAGMSLIHIFFEKS; from the coding sequence ATGATTTTAAAAGCTAAGCAGATTAAAGAATTAATAGATATTGGTTCAATTGAGATAGACCCATTTGATGAGGAGCTGCAACTGCAGCCCTCGTCCATTGATTTAAGAATATCTGATAGATTTTATAGGTTTCCGAAAGAGCTTGAGCCAGAATTACAAATCCTTGACCCTAAAAATCCATATCTGAATATTCTGGAAAAGGATTACATATCTGACAAAGGTATAGTAGTTGAGCCTAAAAGATTTTTTCTTGTGGATTGTATGGAATATATATCTGTGCCTGATAATATTGCAATTTTTGTTCAACCTAAATATAGACTTACCAGACTTGGTTTACAGCTTTTGAATACAGGCTGGATAGAACATAGATTTGAAGGGAATATAACCCTTTGCCTTTATAACACAAATGAGTTTCCTATAAGGGTCTTTGCTGGAATGTCTCTGATTCATATTTTCTTTGAAAAATCATAG
- the elbB gene encoding isoprenoid biosynthesis glyoxalase ElbB, which produces MRVGVLLAGCGVFDGAEIHEATLTLYFLDKEGAEIVCMAPNIPQKEVINHLTGEKMDETRNVLVEAARIARGNIKDINEVSADDIDALIMPGGYGVAKNFSNFLEKGAEADVIPEVKRLLVEMFEKGKPIGAVCISPVIVAAALREAKAKLTIGSDEDVAKAIEAMGQQHLVCPVSEALVDEEHKIVSTPAYMEGKTIKDVAEGIEKLVKEVLRLAKK; this is translated from the coding sequence ATGAGAGTTGGAGTATTACTGGCAGGATGCGGTGTGTTTGATGGTGCTGAAATACATGAGGCAACACTTACACTTTATTTCTTAGATAAAGAAGGTGCAGAGATTGTATGTATGGCGCCTAATATTCCACAAAAAGAGGTTATAAACCATCTTACTGGCGAAAAAATGGATGAAACCAGAAATGTCCTTGTTGAAGCTGCCAGAATAGCAAGGGGAAATATTAAGGATATTAATGAAGTATCCGCTGACGATATAGATGCACTTATAATGCCCGGTGGATACGGGGTTGCCAAAAACTTCTCAAACTTCCTTGAAAAAGGTGCAGAGGCAGATGTTATTCCGGAAGTTAAAAGACTTCTTGTTGAAATGTTTGAAAAAGGAAAACCTATCGGTGCAGTATGTATTTCTCCTGTAATTGTTGCAGCAGCATTAAGGGAAGCTAAAGCAAAATTAACAATTGGTAGCGATGAAGATGTGGCAAAAGCTATTGAGGCAATGGGACAACAACACCTTGTATGCCCAGTATCAGAAGCACTTGTTGATGAAGAACATAAAATAGTATCTACCCCTGCATATATGGAAGGAAAAACAATAAAAGATGTTGCTGAAGGTATAGAAAAATTAGTTAAAGAAGTTCTCAGACTCGCCAAAAAGTAA
- the atpC gene encoding ATP synthase F1 subunit epsilon, giving the protein MFQLEVVTPKGIVFQGEVEQTVINTSDGEIGVLENHMLLLTNVVPGKLRIERQNEEPLEFAVTYGNIDVRGDRVIVLVEEAFGLEEINVEQEKQILEEAKAKLEQKETLSLEEIEHYEKLRERAEVLLELAGVKVR; this is encoded by the coding sequence ATGTTTCAACTGGAAGTTGTGACTCCGAAAGGAATAGTTTTTCAAGGAGAAGTTGAGCAGACAGTTATAAACACATCAGATGGGGAAATTGGTGTTTTAGAAAATCACATGCTCCTTTTAACAAATGTTGTTCCAGGAAAATTAAGAATAGAAAGACAAAATGAAGAACCATTAGAATTTGCAGTTACTTATGGAAATATTGATGTTAGAGGCGATAGAGTAATTGTTCTGGTTGAAGAGGCATTTGGACTTGAGGAAATAAATGTTGAACAGGAAAAACAAATTCTTGAAGAAGCAAAAGCTAAATTAGAACAAAAAGAAACACTTTCACTTGAAGAAATAGAACATTACGAAAAACTCAGAGAAAGAGCGGAAGTATTACTTGAGCTTGCAGGTGTAAAAGTCAGATAA
- a CDS encoding methyltransferase, producing MEIKPSPNEVLTPFIRGKVQIIQSKSGYRFNVDSVLLASFVDIPDKPSKLIDLGTGSGIIPVLLSLKYKNVELYGVELQESLFAQAWKNFQLNKIKGQVFKGDIKEIRRIFRPESFDYVVFNPPYHKPPESVEYTEKNIARYELEGNIKDFIKAASYLLKNKGKLFMVFPAGRLSTVISLLLDKHIFPKRYRFIHPTPEEKATHFLLEAVKGANPEGEIIEKPLIMYQDPKNKIYTPEVEFILEKFTEE from the coding sequence ATGGAAATAAAACCATCTCCCAACGAAGTCCTTACCCCTTTTATCAGGGGTAAGGTTCAAATCATTCAAAGCAAATCAGGATATAGATTTAATGTTGATAGTGTTTTACTTGCTTCTTTCGTTGATATTCCTGACAAACCATCAAAACTTATAGACCTTGGAACAGGCTCAGGGATAATTCCTGTTTTACTATCTCTAAAATATAAAAATGTTGAGCTATATGGGGTTGAACTTCAGGAAAGCCTCTTTGCACAGGCATGGAAAAATTTTCAGCTTAATAAGATTAAAGGGCAGGTTTTTAAAGGAGATATAAAGGAAATCAGAAGAATCTTTAGACCTGAAAGCTTTGATTATGTAGTTTTCAATCCACCTTACCATAAACCACCTGAGAGTGTTGAGTATACAGAAAAAAACATAGCCAGATATGAATTAGAAGGAAACATAAAAGATTTTATAAAGGCAGCTTCATATCTGCTTAAAAATAAAGGTAAGCTTTTTATGGTTTTTCCTGCAGGAAGACTATCTACGGTGATTTCACTTCTACTCGATAAACATATTTTCCCTAAAAGATATAGATTTATCCATCCGACACCTGAAGAAAAAGCCACTCATTTTTTATTGGAAGCTGTAAAAGGAGCAAACCCTGAAGGAGAAATAATAGAAAAACCTTTAATTATGTATCAAGACCCAAAAAATAAAATCTATACACCGGAAGTGGAATTTATTCTGGAAAAATTTACGGAGGAATAA
- a CDS encoding DUF3817 domain-containing protein, giving the protein MDRNSLQALAKVSIIEGISLLILFFIAMPLKYIWGYKIATLIFGSIHGILWLTFLYFLYQAKQKNNLDNQFVIKMVIFSVLPFGFIPMEKMIKERLEPFSQTAQN; this is encoded by the coding sequence ATGGACAGAAACTCTTTGCAGGCACTTGCAAAAGTATCAATTATTGAGGGAATATCCTTGCTGATACTGTTTTTTATAGCAATGCCCCTTAAATATATCTGGGGATACAAAATAGCAACACTGATATTTGGTTCAATACATGGAATTTTATGGCTAACATTCCTTTACTTTTTATATCAGGCAAAACAAAAAAATAATCTGGATAATCAGTTTGTAATAAAAATGGTGATATTTTCCGTCCTTCCCTTTGGATTTATTCCTATGGAAAAAATGATAAAAGAAAGGTTAGAGCCATTTAGTCAAACAGCACAAAATTAA
- a CDS encoding 2,3-diphosphoglycerate-dependent phosphoglycerate mutase, translated as MSKLVLVRHGQSIWNLQNRFTGWIDVPLTEKGKEEAYKAGELLKDIRFDVAYTSMLTRAQETLRIILETIGLAIPIIRDQALNERHYGALQGLNKDRAREKWGKEIVHLWRRSYDIPPPEGESLKDTAERTIPFLERAIMGDIKDGRDVLVVAHGNSLRSIVMYLEKLSPEEIIKVEIPTGTPIVYELDENENIINKEIRHLEG; from the coding sequence ATGTCAAAACTTGTTCTTGTTAGACACGGACAATCAATATGGAACCTCCAAAACAGATTTACAGGATGGATAGATGTTCCTCTTACAGAAAAAGGAAAAGAAGAGGCTTACAAAGCCGGAGAGCTTTTAAAGGATATTAGATTTGATGTTGCTTATACTTCAATGCTTACAAGGGCACAGGAAACCCTCAGAATAATACTGGAAACAATAGGACTTGCTATACCTATTATAAGAGACCAAGCACTTAACGAAAGACATTACGGAGCACTTCAAGGGCTTAATAAGGATAGAGCAAGAGAAAAATGGGGAAAAGAGATAGTTCACCTGTGGAGAAGAAGTTATGATATTCCTCCACCGGAAGGAGAAAGCCTTAAAGACACAGCAGAAAGAACTATTCCATTTTTAGAAAGAGCGATAATGGGAGATATAAAAGATGGTAGAGATGTCCTTGTTGTTGCCCACGGAAACTCCCTCAGGTCAATAGTTATGTATCTGGAAAAACTTTCCCCTGAAGAAATAATAAAAGTAGAAATTCCAACAGGAACACCTATCGTTTATGAACTTGATGAAAATGAAAATATCATAAACAAAGAAATCAGACATTTAGAGGGCTAA